ATCACTTTAGTAAGGTATTTTTATACTGTATTACAGCATGCTATAGGCCTAAACTGCAACACACTATCAGGTAATTCAGTCTTAGGAAGAAGTGTTAGCACAGTAGCATTAAGTTCCTTCAGAACCTTCCCAGTCCTGAAAACATTCCTAACAGCTATACACACCTCCTTCCCCACTATACTCCAAGAGCCTTAAGGAACTGACTATTAAATCCATCAGGGCCTGGTGCCTTGCCACCAGGAATAGAGAACATTGCAGCCTTAACCTCATCATCAGTCACTGGTTTAAGGAGAATGTCCTGATGTATCATAGTCAAAATCTTACAAGTCTTGACAACTTTCTTTAAAATAGGTTGCACTGATTAGAGGTGCCTAGTAACTTCATATAGTACTTCTCAAAAGCAGTTTTGATCTCCTCAGGTGTAGAACATAAATTCCCATCCATATCCTTAACATTATAAACCCTATTCCTCATTCTTCTTTTCTTTATGCTAGAGTGGAAGAATGAGGTATTGGCATCACCTTCTCTTACCCAGATCTCTTTAGCTTTCTGAGCTAAGTAACTGTTCCTTGCTTTAATCAACACCCTCAACTCTTGAGCACACTCTCTTTCAGCATGGCAAACCATGTCATTCAAAGGGTCACAGCTAAGTTGCTGCTGAAAATGTTTGAGAGCTAACTCAGTGACATGAGTAAGATTCTCAATATCACTGAACTGATCTTTGTTCAACTGCTGTAACACTGGTTTCAGTTTCTTCAATTTATGCACAACTCTAAACATTAGAGTACCCACAGTCTCCTCATACCAACTGTTTTCCACATTATAGGCAAAATCATCAAACAAGGCCCACATGTTGTAATATTTGA
The Silene latifolia isolate original U9 population chromosome 11, ASM4854445v1, whole genome shotgun sequence genome window above contains:
- the LOC141613857 gene encoding uncharacterized protein LOC141613857 — protein: MGFWNVRGLNNPIKQQEIRWFLHQNKIGLFGLLETKIKGSNWLKVDILSVTAQGIHPKVFDKSRKIVFCITETKDRIGGAEVSWAEMAPMRSMVLDCQLYDMKASGSYYTWNNKHEDATRVYSRIDRVLMNDQWFGSFPEAIATFSPEGLYDHCPCLINTDAIFVKRKTSFKYYNMWALFDDFAYNVENSWYEETVGTLMFRVVHKLKKLKPVLQQLNKDQFSDIENLTHVTELALKHFQQQLSCDPLNDMVCHAERECAQELRVLIKARNSYLAQKAKEIWVREGDANTSFFHSSIKKRRMRNRVYNVKDMDGNLCSTPEEIKTAFEKYYMKLLGTSNQCNLF